The following are encoded together in the Thermococcus sibiricus MM 739 genome:
- a CDS encoding type II toxin-antitoxin system VapC family toxin, whose product MSPSEVFIDSSVLVGLNLGDEKAKELVKSLIERGCILIINPIVFSETAYKVMFTLALKDGLKGVHDLKKHLDKYAWTYGKVKESIALLIKNELLKVVEVNWEILELSAKIGEEYALLTNDAIIAATCKHFGIKKIATFDEDFRKVDFLEVIDSP is encoded by the coding sequence ATGAGTCCCTCTGAGGTTTTTATTGATTCTTCTGTGCTGGTTGGCTTAAATCTCGGAGACGAGAAAGCAAAAGAACTTGTGAAATCCCTCATAGAAAGGGGATGCATCCTAATTATAAATCCCATAGTTTTCTCTGAAACAGCGTATAAAGTTATGTTTACTCTGGCCCTTAAGGATGGATTAAAGGGAGTTCATGATCTAAAAAAGCATTTAGACAAATATGCTTGGACTTATGGGAAGGTTAAAGAGTCAATTGCACTACTAATAAAAAATGAACTTTTAAAGGTTGTCGAAGTCAACTGGGAAATACTTGAGTTATCTGCAAAAATTGGAGAGGAATACGCCCTTTTGACCAACGACGCGATAATAGCCGCTACATGTAAACACTTTGGGATAAAGAAGATAGCAACTTTTGATGAGGATTTTAGGAAAGTTGACTTCCTTGAAGTTATTGATTCTCCATAA
- a CDS encoding Na+/H+ antiporter NhaC family protein has protein sequence MSDFGILSLLPPLVAIGLAVLTKRVLFALFIGVWVGALMVVGGNPISATVQTWDWIIGNALDDWNQKILLYDFIIGAAFGLVYKSGAASAFARAITRRVKSSRAASVLGWVLGVAIFFDDYGNTVIVGNSMRPITDKTRVSREMLAYIDDSTAAPVATIALVSSWIGYEVGLIQDSFDSLGIEIGSYAAWLSAWPYKLYSILAIVMVLLVAYTHRHYGAMLKAEYRARTTGKVLRDGAQPMMATESDLGIPMEGGTIHAFIWPILALILVFLYGMWYTGGGSEVYAAEGIKGVMSNADTALALLWAGFAMLVVVMFIILVKKQMSLEDIEKGIVQGMKQMVMANAILLLAWSIKSATDAVGTADFVVNAAVGGGVPGAIVPLIIFLSAAFVSFTTGTSWGTFGVIMPMAIPLGYTLGGGVGPILYASMGAVLAGGIFGDHCSPISDTTIMSSMFSGSDHIDHVNTQLPYAVTVAALSAFLYILFAVGLRNGFVLLGLGIVLLIVIHRVLSAWYGKKLGIPNGEVPVYVSEEA, from the coding sequence ATGTCGGATTTCGGGATCTTATCGTTGTTGCCTCCTTTGGTAGCCATTGGATTAGCCGTATTAACAAAAAGAGTATTGTTTGCTTTGTTTATTGGTGTCTGGGTAGGCGCATTAATGGTAGTTGGAGGTAACCCAATTTCGGCCACTGTACAAACTTGGGACTGGATTATTGGAAATGCCCTTGATGATTGGAACCAGAAAATATTGCTGTATGACTTCATAATTGGTGCAGCGTTTGGATTGGTTTATAAGTCAGGAGCAGCTTCAGCATTTGCCCGAGCAATAACACGAAGAGTCAAAAGCAGTAGAGCAGCTTCTGTCCTTGGATGGGTATTAGGTGTTGCAATATTCTTTGATGACTATGGAAACACAGTCATAGTTGGAAACTCTATGAGGCCTATTACTGACAAAACAAGGGTCTCAAGAGAAATGCTTGCTTATATTGATGATTCAACTGCCGCCCCGGTAGCAACAATAGCTTTAGTCTCTTCGTGGATAGGTTATGAAGTGGGACTTATCCAGGATAGCTTTGACAGCTTAGGTATTGAAATAGGTTCTTATGCTGCTTGGCTCTCGGCATGGCCCTACAAGCTTTATTCAATATTGGCGATTGTAATGGTCCTATTGGTAGCTTATACGCATAGACACTATGGAGCTATGTTAAAAGCTGAATACAGAGCAAGAACAACAGGAAAAGTACTTAGGGACGGCGCACAGCCTATGATGGCAACTGAGAGTGACTTAGGAATCCCAATGGAAGGAGGCACTATCCATGCATTCATATGGCCAATTTTAGCCCTCATCCTAGTTTTCCTATATGGGATGTGGTACACAGGAGGAGGAAGCGAAGTATATGCTGCTGAAGGCATAAAGGGTGTTATGTCCAACGCAGATACAGCTTTAGCCCTTCTCTGGGCTGGTTTTGCAATGCTGGTCGTGGTAATGTTTATAATTCTAGTTAAGAAACAAATGAGTCTTGAGGACATAGAAAAAGGTATAGTACAAGGCATGAAACAAATGGTAATGGCTAATGCAATCTTATTACTTGCATGGAGCATTAAGAGTGCAACTGATGCCGTTGGTACGGCAGATTTTGTTGTAAATGCTGCAGTAGGTGGCGGTGTTCCAGGTGCAATAGTTCCTCTTATTATCTTCCTATCAGCAGCATTTGTGTCATTCACCACTGGAACATCTTGGGGAACTTTTGGTGTTATAATGCCAATGGCGATTCCTCTAGGATATACCCTTGGTGGAGGAGTAGGCCCGATCCTTTATGCCAGCATGGGAGCAGTACTTGCAGGAGGTATTTTCGGAGATCACTGCTCACCTATTAGTGATACAACAATTATGAGTTCAATGTTCTCAGGAAGCGACCACATAGACCACGTGAACACACAGTTACCCTATGCCGTGACTGTGGCTGCACTTTCCGCATTTTTATACATCTTGTTTGCTGTAGGACTAAGGAACGGCTTTGTATTGCTTGGCTTAGGAATTGTCTTGTTAATAGTAATCCACCGCGTGCTTAGTGCATGGTACGGAAAGAAACTAGGAATACCTAACGGAGAAGTACCAGTATATGTTTCTGAGGAAGCTTGA
- a CDS encoding saccharopine dehydrogenase family protein has translation MKICVLGAGDVGRLIAYDLSKDYEVSIADKSKERLKLAENFATTYELDASKFEDLVEFMKKFDLIVGALPGRFGFSTLKAAIKARRDIVDVSFMPEDPLELDDQAKEAGIRMVVDAGFAPGLSNILMGHIQAVLGKLDEGVINVGGLPKNPQPPLYYKVVFSPYDLIEEYTRPARIIRNGRLVRVDPLEDIKQLKIRDFEFESFVSDGLRTLLATIEAENLYENTLRWKGHLEKMKVLKELGFFNPENIEFTMKVILPLMQFESDDFSIMEVYGKSGEQEMRYFMYDEAQGGFTSMARSTGYITAITARLVLKYEFEPGVIPPELFGMEDDLFDEIIKEVKKRNIVLEEYHKGL, from the coding sequence ATGAAAATTTGTGTTTTAGGTGCTGGGGATGTTGGTAGATTAATAGCATACGACTTGAGTAAAGATTACGAAGTCTCTATCGCTGACAAAAGCAAAGAACGCCTAAAATTGGCCGAGAATTTTGCGACAACTTATGAGCTGGATGCCTCAAAATTTGAAGATCTAGTTGAATTCATGAAGAAGTTTGACCTCATTGTTGGGGCTCTGCCCGGAAGATTCGGATTTTCTACACTAAAAGCCGCAATAAAAGCAAGGAGAGACATTGTAGATGTCTCTTTCATGCCGGAAGATCCATTAGAGTTGGATGACCAAGCCAAAGAAGCTGGAATTAGAATGGTTGTGGATGCAGGGTTTGCTCCAGGCCTTAGCAACATTTTAATGGGCCACATACAAGCGGTTCTTGGAAAGCTTGATGAAGGAGTTATAAACGTAGGAGGACTCCCAAAAAATCCCCAGCCACCTCTTTATTATAAAGTTGTGTTTTCTCCATATGATTTAATAGAAGAATATACGCGTCCTGCTAGGATTATAAGAAATGGCCGTCTTGTAAGGGTGGATCCATTGGAAGATATTAAACAATTGAAGATCAGAGATTTCGAGTTTGAAAGCTTTGTTAGTGATGGGCTGCGAACCCTTTTAGCCACAATTGAAGCAGAAAATCTATACGAGAACACACTCCGGTGGAAAGGCCACTTAGAAAAGATGAAAGTACTGAAGGAACTCGGCTTTTTCAATCCAGAAAATATTGAATTCACAATGAAAGTTATCCTGCCATTAATGCAGTTTGAAAGTGACGACTTTTCAATAATGGAGGTTTATGGAAAGAGTGGAGAACAGGAGATGAGGTACTTCATGTACGATGAGGCCCAAGGAGGTTTTACCTCAATGGCAAGAAGCACAGGATATATAACAGCAATAACAGCACGTCTAGTGTTGAAGTACGAATTCGAACCGGGGGTAATTCCACCAGAACTCTTTGGGATGGAAGACGACCTTTTTGATGAAATAATAAAAGAGGTCAAAAAGAGAAATATAGTCTTGGAAGAGTATCACAAGGGCTTATAG
- a CDS encoding antitoxin AF2212-like protein: MQVIEAVYENGVLKPLKKLKLKEHSKVIIKIIDEEELDKLLNSMVIEKIENIDYKKLKEAYYESL; encoded by the coding sequence ATGCAGGTTATTGAGGCCGTTTATGAGAATGGGGTGTTAAAGCCCCTGAAAAAATTGAAGCTCAAAGAGCACTCAAAAGTCATCATCAAGATAATAGACGAGGAGGAGCTTGATAAACTTCTCAACTCAATGGTTATTGAGAAGATTGAGAATATCGATTACAAAAAGCTCAAGGAGGCTTATTATGAGTCCCTCTGA
- a CDS encoding ATP-dependent DNA ligase produces MLYKELVELYKRLEKTTLKTLKTKFVSDFLKSVEKPELLEVIPYLILGKVFPDWDERELGIGEKLLIKAVSMATGINSEEIENSVRDTGDLGESIALALNKRKQKSFFSQPLTIERVYNTLVKIAEASGAGSQDRKLKYLANLFMDASPDEGKYLARTVLGIMRTGVAEGLLRDALADAFKVRVELVERAYMLTSDFGFVAKVAKLEGDEGLAKVKIQVGKPIKPMLAQMAANVREALVEMGGEAEFEIKYDGARVQVHKNGNKVLIYSRRLENVTKSIPEVVERVKEALKPEKVIVEGELVAVEETGRPRPFQYVLRRFRRKYNIEEMIEKIPLELNLFDILYVDGQNMIDTPFMERRKVLESVVNSNEWIKSAENLITKSPEEAEAFYHKALDLGHEGLMAKRLDSTYEPGNRGKKWLKIKPTMENLDLVVLGAEWGEGRRSGVLSSFLLGAYDPVKGDFVPVGKVGSGFTDEDLVEFTKMLKPLIKKEHGKEVELEPKVVIEVAYQEIQKSPKYESGFALRFPRYIALREDKGPEDADTVQRLAELYQFQERLKGGR; encoded by the coding sequence ATGCTTTATAAGGAACTGGTTGAATTATATAAAAGACTTGAAAAAACTACACTTAAAACTCTTAAAACAAAGTTTGTATCTGATTTCTTGAAGTCAGTCGAAAAACCTGAACTTCTGGAGGTAATCCCTTATCTGATTCTTGGGAAGGTTTTTCCAGACTGGGATGAAAGAGAGCTTGGCATTGGTGAAAAACTTCTAATAAAGGCCGTGTCTATGGCCACTGGAATAAACAGTGAGGAGATTGAAAACTCGGTAAGAGACACGGGAGATTTAGGAGAGAGCATTGCTCTTGCCTTGAATAAGAGAAAACAAAAAAGTTTCTTCTCTCAACCACTTACAATAGAAAGGGTTTACAATACCCTTGTTAAAATAGCCGAAGCTTCGGGAGCAGGAAGTCAAGACAGAAAGCTCAAGTATCTTGCCAATCTTTTCATGGATGCCTCCCCTGATGAGGGTAAATATCTTGCAAGAACAGTTCTTGGGATAATGAGAACAGGAGTTGCTGAAGGTCTTTTGAGGGATGCCTTGGCAGATGCATTTAAAGTAAGAGTAGAGCTTGTTGAGAGAGCTTACATGCTTACAAGTGATTTTGGTTTTGTAGCCAAGGTTGCAAAGCTTGAGGGTGATGAAGGGTTGGCCAAAGTGAAGATACAGGTGGGGAAACCAATAAAACCCATGCTGGCTCAAATGGCTGCAAACGTTAGAGAGGCCCTGGTGGAGATGGGCGGAGAGGCAGAATTTGAGATTAAATACGATGGTGCCAGAGTTCAGGTGCACAAAAATGGAAATAAAGTTCTCATTTATTCAAGGCGTCTTGAAAACGTTACTAAGTCAATCCCGGAAGTTGTTGAAAGAGTGAAAGAAGCTCTAAAACCTGAAAAAGTTATAGTAGAAGGCGAACTGGTTGCGGTTGAAGAAACTGGCCGACCCCGACCCTTCCAGTATGTTCTTAGAAGGTTCAGGAGGAAATACAATATAGAGGAAATGATAGAAAAAATACCTCTCGAGCTTAATCTTTTTGATATTCTTTACGTGGATGGTCAAAATATGATAGATACTCCATTTATGGAGCGGAGGAAGGTTCTTGAGAGTGTTGTAAATTCAAACGAATGGATAAAATCTGCAGAGAATCTCATAACAAAGAGTCCAGAAGAAGCAGAAGCTTTTTATCACAAGGCCTTAGATTTGGGCCATGAAGGTCTTATGGCCAAAAGATTGGACTCAACCTATGAACCAGGGAACAGAGGAAAGAAATGGCTTAAAATTAAACCTACAATGGAGAACCTGGATCTGGTCGTACTTGGTGCAGAATGGGGAGAGGGCAGAAGAAGCGGCGTTCTTAGTTCGTTCCTTCTTGGGGCATATGATCCGGTGAAAGGTGATTTTGTCCCAGTAGGTAAAGTAGGGAGTGGATTTACTGATGAAGATTTGGTAGAATTTACGAAAATGCTTAAGCCGCTCATAAAGAAGGAGCATGGCAAGGAAGTGGAATTAGAACCCAAAGTAGTTATAGAAGTGGCCTATCAAGAAATCCAGAAGAGTCCAAAGTATGAGAGTGGCTTTGCCCTTAGATTCCCGAGATATATAGCACTTAGAGAGGATAAAGGGCCAGAAGATGCTGATACAGTTCAAAGGCTTGCTGAACTCTATCAATTCCAGGAGAGGTTAAAAGGCGGTAGGTGA
- the udg gene encoding type-4 uracil-DNA glycosylase, translating to MKRLEERIIKCRKCPLGELRTNAVPGSGSYESKVMFVGEGPGYWEDQEGLPFVGRAGKVLDELLESIGLTRDKVYITNIVKCRPPNNRDPTEEEVKACSPYLDMQIDLIRPKIIVPLGRHSMAYILRKFGFDPEPISKIHGKTFEARTLFGKIVIMPVYHPAVALYRPQLKEELQQDFKKLKDFYRN from the coding sequence ATGAAGAGGCTTGAAGAGAGGATAATAAAATGCAGGAAGTGTCCTTTAGGAGAACTTAGAACAAATGCCGTTCCGGGGTCTGGGAGCTATGAGTCCAAGGTAATGTTTGTCGGGGAAGGTCCAGGATATTGGGAAGATCAGGAAGGTCTTCCATTTGTGGGTCGGGCTGGAAAAGTTCTAGATGAACTTCTGGAAAGTATTGGGTTGACGAGAGATAAGGTATATATTACAAATATTGTAAAATGTCGCCCCCCGAACAATAGGGACCCTACTGAAGAAGAAGTCAAAGCATGTTCACCATATTTAGACATGCAGATTGATTTAATCAGACCCAAGATCATAGTCCCTCTAGGAAGGCATTCGATGGCTTACATTCTCAGAAAATTTGGGTTTGATCCAGAACCCATAAGTAAAATTCATGGAAAAACATTTGAAGCAAGAACACTTTTTGGCAAAATTGTCATAATGCCAGTATATCATCCAGCAGTTGCTCTTTACAGGCCTCAACTTAAAGAAGAACTACAACAGGACTTTAAAAAGCTTAAAGACTTTTACAGGAATTAG
- a CDS encoding transposase has product MNQAVNYIIKYCLENKIGNIVIGELKEAKQRVFLGKVNNQNFQFIPYGLFKQKLKAKCEYYGINFIEVNEAYTSKVDALALEPLEKKEEYWGRRVCRGLYQSSTGVLVNADVNGALNILRKVAGDSSIRGIAGSGRVNRPVRVRLLATGCRMNSHETPSVRPG; this is encoded by the coding sequence ATGAATCAAGCCGTGAATTACATTATCAAGTACTGTTTGGAGAATAAAATCGGGAACATCGTGATTGGAGAGTTGAAGGAGGCGAAGCAAAGGGTTTTCCTAGGCAAGGTGAATAATCAGAACTTCCAATTCATCCCCTATGGGCTCTTCAAGCAAAAATTAAAGGCAAAGTGTGAATATTATGGGATTAACTTCATTGAAGTTAATGAAGCCTATACTAGCAAGGTTGATGCTTTGGCCTTGGAACCACTAGAGAAGAAGGAGGAGTATTGGGGGAGGAGGGTCTGTAGGGGTTTGTATCAATCCTCCACTGGAGTTTTGGTTAATGCTGACGTGAATGGTGCTTTAAACATTTTGCGTAAGGTAGCCGGCGATTCCTCCATTAGGGGGATAGCCGGTAGTGGCCGTGTGAACCGGCCAGTGAGAGTGAGGTTACTGGCAACAGGATGCCGAATGAACTCTCACGAAACCCCATCCGTAAGGCCGGGGTAG
- a CDS encoding Holliday junction resolvase-like protein, whose amino-acid sequence MPEMVWIIVGVLIVLVFILWYKYSELKGQMERKARELFEEWRSKELETQKRVLEEGIRKNYESEFKKWKLEEEKRIREDAIKKSKAVIMGQVTEHLIPYFPDFKYNPKDVRFIGTPVDFIVFDGMTDGDIKRIVFVEVKTGKTGGLTSREKQVKVVVEKREVSWEKIHYKPSMAEINIDIPVEADSYEKES is encoded by the coding sequence ATGCCTGAAATGGTGTGGATTATAGTTGGAGTTTTGATTGTTTTAGTGTTTATATTATGGTACAAATACTCTGAACTAAAAGGACAAATGGAGAGGAAAGCACGAGAACTTTTTGAAGAATGGAGGAGCAAGGAGTTAGAGACTCAAAAGCGTGTTTTAGAAGAAGGCATTAGGAAGAATTACGAGTCAGAATTCAAAAAGTGGAAGTTGGAGGAGGAAAAGAGAATTAGGGAAGATGCAATTAAAAAAAGCAAGGCGGTTATAATGGGTCAAGTTACAGAGCACTTGATACCGTATTTTCCAGACTTTAAGTATAACCCTAAGGATGTAAGATTCATTGGAACGCCGGTTGATTTTATAGTGTTTGATGGCATGACTGATGGAGACATTAAAAGGATCGTTTTTGTTGAAGTGAAAACGGGGAAAACCGGAGGCTTAACGAGTAGAGAGAAGCAAGTGAAAGTCGTAGTAGAGAAAAGAGAGGTCTCTTGGGAAAAGATTCACTACAAACCAAGTATGGCAGAGATAAATATAGATATACCAGTAGAAGCTGATTCGTATGAAAAGGAGAGTTAG
- a CDS encoding dimethylarginine dimethylaminohydrolase family protein has protein sequence MDRLFDTVIVRRPGENYKSCVSTNPEHRSIDVNLAKKQHKEYVKILKENGIEVIELEPLENHPDSVFVQDTAIVGVNSNLAVLSRFGEPSRRGEEESIKEVLKKEGFEIKHIKEPGTIEGGDVLVTDQGIVFVGLSQRTNTEGIKQLAQFFPNVKVVGVPISKIFHLLSGINYLGNKTVAISPHVVDTEYFKGFKFITIPEDELYANNMLYLGEKKVLLPEGYPKTEEKLRREGFKPVLANVSEFWKGDGGVTCLNLPFYKPL, from the coding sequence TTGGACAGACTTTTTGATACTGTTATAGTAAGGCGTCCCGGAGAAAACTACAAAAGCTGTGTTTCCACAAATCCTGAGCACAGAAGTATAGATGTCAACTTGGCCAAAAAGCAGCATAAGGAGTACGTAAAGATTCTTAAAGAAAATGGGATTGAAGTTATTGAACTCGAACCACTTGAAAACCATCCTGATAGTGTTTTTGTTCAAGATACTGCTATAGTTGGGGTTAACTCAAACCTCGCAGTGCTTAGCAGGTTTGGAGAGCCTAGCAGAAGAGGAGAAGAGGAAAGTATTAAAGAAGTTCTGAAAAAAGAGGGTTTTGAGATAAAGCACATTAAAGAACCTGGAACAATTGAAGGTGGAGATGTCCTAGTAACAGATCAAGGTATTGTTTTTGTAGGCCTCTCTCAAAGAACCAACACTGAGGGCATAAAGCAACTGGCCCAGTTCTTTCCCAACGTGAAAGTTGTAGGTGTTCCAATATCAAAAATCTTCCACTTACTCTCTGGGATAAATTATCTGGGGAATAAAACAGTTGCCATCTCCCCTCATGTAGTTGACACTGAGTATTTCAAGGGATTCAAGTTCATAACAATCCCCGAGGATGAACTTTATGCGAACAATATGTTATATTTGGGAGAAAAGAAAGTACTGTTGCCAGAAGGTTATCCAAAAACCGAAGAAAAATTAAGAAGAGAAGGCTTCAAACCAGTGTTAGCTAACGTTTCCGAGTTCTGGAAGGGAGATGGTGGCGTAACTTGCCTAAATCTGCCGTTCTATAAGCCCTTGTGA
- a CDS encoding pantoate kinase, producing MLIRAFVPAHITAFFVPVFNENPLLAGSIGAGINLEKGTNIFVTTENGPERHIHIAFNGEPVERNNAIISYSVAEKMIPKDFSGEIEVWQYFDFPNGYGFGNSAAGALGTALALAFNFKEKTFLQASQVAHKYEVLYKGGLGDVIAQFYGGIELRIKPGAPGIGVVDNIFFEGYKVLTLPLGRISTKEVLDSDVIKLIEEEGKRSLEEVLKYPRVEVLMKAARAFSERTGLLTGELLEIAIELDKDLRLPSSMVMLGKSLFALLREDEIEKIKATLTDLTIERYHICEVYTQRPSVERWMGGSL from the coding sequence ATGCTGATAAGAGCATTCGTTCCAGCCCACATTACTGCATTCTTTGTTCCTGTATTCAATGAGAATCCTCTTTTAGCTGGCTCTATTGGGGCAGGTATTAATCTGGAAAAAGGTACAAATATTTTTGTAACCACAGAAAACGGACCAGAGCGACATATCCATATCGCCTTTAATGGAGAACCTGTGGAGAGAAATAATGCCATAATAAGTTATTCAGTTGCCGAAAAAATGATACCTAAAGACTTTTCTGGAGAAATTGAAGTTTGGCAGTACTTTGATTTTCCAAATGGTTATGGATTTGGAAACAGTGCTGCTGGAGCTTTAGGGACGGCCCTTGCATTGGCTTTTAATTTTAAAGAAAAGACCTTTCTACAGGCCTCTCAAGTAGCTCATAAGTATGAAGTGCTTTATAAGGGTGGCCTTGGGGATGTCATAGCCCAGTTTTATGGAGGTATAGAACTCAGAATCAAACCCGGAGCTCCAGGAATTGGAGTCGTGGACAACATATTTTTTGAGGGTTACAAAGTTCTCACACTGCCTCTGGGAAGGATCTCAACAAAAGAAGTGCTTGATAGTGATGTCATTAAACTAATTGAAGAGGAAGGCAAAAGATCCTTGGAAGAAGTATTGAAGTATCCAAGAGTTGAGGTTTTAATGAAGGCCGCTAGAGCATTTTCCGAGAGAACAGGGTTGCTCACTGGAGAATTGCTGGAAATTGCCATAGAACTTGACAAAGATTTGAGATTGCCTTCCTCAATGGTAATGCTTGGTAAAAGCCTCTTTGCTCTTTTAAGAGAAGATGAGATAGAAAAGATAAAAGCAACGCTGACGGATCTCACTATAGAAAGGTACCACATTTGTGAGGTTTATACTCAAAGGCCGAGTGTTGAAAGATGGATGGGGGGAAGTTTATGA
- a CDS encoding transposase: MREKKGNYNKPIHPPKFLPKDGHFVLIFPYQSFRVKEDKVILTLGRNFAKKFGVMHLEIPLPKNIKGHRIKEVRILPKYNALWFEVEYVYEVQSEKKDLDHSKYLAIDLGVDNFATCVETIGTAFIIEGRWLKSFNRWWNKEKA, from the coding sequence ATGAGAGAAAAAAAAGGTAATTACAACAAGCCGATTCACCCACCAAAGTTTTTACCAAAAGATGGTCACTTTGTCCTAATCTTCCCGTACCAATCCTTCAGGGTGAAGGAGGATAAGGTTATTCTCACTCTCGGGCGAAACTTTGCGAAAAAATTTGGTGTAATGCACCTTGAAATCCCCCTCCCCAAGAACATTAAAGGGCACAGGATAAAGGAAGTCCGAATTTTACCAAAGTATAATGCCCTCTGGTTCGAGGTTGAGTACGTTTACGAAGTGCAATCAGAGAAGAAGGATTTAGACCATTCAAAGTATTTGGCTATTGATTTGGGCGTTGATAATTTCGCCACTTGTGTAGAAACCATCGGGACGGCCTTCATTATTGAAGGCCGGTGGTTGAAGAGTTTTAACCGGTGGTGGAATAAAGAGAAGGCCTAA